A genomic segment from Glycine soja cultivar W05 chromosome 18, ASM419377v2, whole genome shotgun sequence encodes:
- the LOC114397153 gene encoding uncharacterized protein LOC114397153 — protein MSHSRQLGGYITLLQVAESTADQDYDEVSPRACRWIATKKTVKSIRTPSYRGAPGPTPDSGCLLDPFGYTQTIPAPPVDSWVLYDDIHDRWMHYEDHIVPAGEVCVVPGACSRDYIDWFFRISHPFMTPGHALDPLPHGHAPQPRVVPQAPQTDISRVPEPGASSTSAEEPRHAVEVCYDIAERLKRHLSLGLVMLGLSTHEVIEECLRLARSSLGKVSLTLEDSMMKQFLRMLRTTLSSVTRMMGGLRFFYGKVQKKEKRKGLDLVTTLELIEKNFVIIDPRLVDNPVLR, from the exons ATGAGCCATAGTCGACAGCTTGGCGGTTACATCACACTGCTGCAg GTCGCGGAGTCCACCGCTGATCAGGACTACGACGAGGTTTCTCCGCGTGCGTGCAGGTGGATTGCGACGAAGAAGACCGTGAAGAGCATTCGCACGCCGTCGTACAGGGGAGCGCCTGGACCGACTCCGGATTCCGGATGTCTGTTGGATCCC TTTGGTTACACGCAGACCATTCCTGCTCCTCCTGTCGATTCATGGGTCTTGTATGATGATATACACGACAGGTGGATGCACTACGAGGATCATATCGTACCTGCAGGTGAGGTGTGCGTTGTGCCAGGGGCGTGTTCCCGTGACTACATCGATTGGTTCTTCCGCATCTCCCATCCTTTCATGACACCAGGCCACGCATTAGATCCTCTGCCTCATGGTCACGCCCCGCAGCCCCGAGTCGTCCCTCAGGCCCCGCAGACGGATATCTCTCGCGTGCCGGAGCCAGGAGCATCGTCGACATCTGCGGAGGAGCccagacatgcagtg GAAGTTTGTTATGACATTGCTGAGAGGTTGAAGCGCCATCTAAGTCTAGGGTTGGTCATGCTTGGCTTATCGACACATGAGGTGATCGAAGAATGCCTCAGATTGGCCAGGA GTTCACTAGGAAAAGTGAGTCTAACTTTGGAAGATTCAATGATGAAGCAATTTTTGAGGATGTTGAGGACAACTTTGAGTAGTGTGACGAGAATGATGGGAGGCCTGAGATTTTTTTATGGCAAAGTAcagaagaaggaaaagagaaaggGTCTTGATCTTGTTACCACACTTGAACTTATTGAGAAGAACTTTGTCATTATTGATCCAAGGTTGGTTGATAACCCCGTTTTAAgatga
- the LOC114395899 gene encoding EPIDERMAL PATTERNING FACTOR-like protein 9: MRDTKLPEVLLLLFTLILAAKFTQGIRTEELVSQSSHPQRESSLEDVNEAWKMRNSRRLMIGSTAPTCTYNECRGCKYKCRAEQVPVEGNDPINSPYHYRCVCHR; this comes from the exons ATGAGAGACACCAAACTACCTGAAGTACTCTTGCTACTCTTCACCTTAATTCTTGCAGCTAAATTTACGCAAG GAATTAGAACAGAAGAATTGGTATCTCAATCCTCTCATCCCCAAAGAGAATCAAGTTTGGAG GATGTCAATGAGGCATGGAAAATGAGGAATTCTAGGAGACTGATGATTGGATCCACAGCACCAACTTGTACGTACAACGAATGTAGAGGTTGTAAGTATAAATGCAGAGCTGAGCAAGTGCCTGTAGAGGGAAATGACCCAATTAATAGCCCATACCACTACAGATGTGTTTGTCATAGATGA
- the LOC114397154 gene encoding protein MAIN-LIKE 1-like produces the protein MVRTRGLGRALGVGRGDRDDFDDAPQRRRPTASARRQRVAVTADHIDESVIPAPDVQDDPMEVPAAVEDIPADTSAEAAEDQPQGFPGGPSGPSVLTVYADHVACSVWTGEERLELKLSSHGRKVHSLGRPVPAIEGLIAGTGLSPLIACSIDTGDRGLLSAFVERWHRETSSFHLPVGELTITLDDVSSLLHLPVIGDLHAFEPLHLDDAVQMLVDLLMVSPESARAETVQCRRLYVRLQWVHDIYQCRCQAGHWTAAARAYLLHLLGCTLFANKSATNFHVVYLEALRDLSKTERYAWGVATLVHMYD, from the exons atggttaggactAGAGGATTAGGTCGTGCCTTAGGTGTGGGCAGAGGAGATCGTGATGATTTCGATGATGCTCCGCAGCGTCGACGGCCTACTGCATCCGCACGGAGGCAGCGAGTCGCTGTGACTGCGGATCACATCGATGAGTCAGTCATCCCTGCGCCAGATGTTCAGGATGACCCGATGGAGGTACCAGCTGCTGTGGAGGACATTCCTGCGGACACAAGCGCAGAGGCGGCTGAGGATCAACCTCAGGGATTTCCGGGTGGTCCGAGCGGTCCATCTGTGTTGACAGTGTATGCGGATCACGTTGCTTGCAGCGTATGGACGGGAGAA gagcgtCTTGAATTGAAGCTATCCTCTCATGGGAGGAAGGTCCACAGTTTAGGCAGGCCTGTCCCTGCCATTGAGGGACTTATTGCTGGTACAGGACTAAGTCCTCTGATCGCGTGTTCGATAGACACCGGCGATCGGGGACTTTTGTCCGCGTTTGTGGAGCGGTGGCACCGGGAGACGTCTAGTTTCCATCTCCCGGTGGGAGAGCTCACCATCACATTGGACGACGTCTCCTCTCTTCTCCATCTTCCCGTTATTGGCGACTTACACGCATTTGAGCCCTTGCACTTGGACGATGCGGTTCAGATGCTGGTGGACTTGTTGATGGTCTCTCCAGAGTCTGCTAGGGCTGAGACAGTCCAGTGTCGCAGACTGTACGTACGCCTGCAATGGGTACATGATATATATCAGTGCCGATGCCAGGCAGGTCATTGGACAGCTGCGGCTCGCGCATATCTTCTTCACCTACTGGGTTGCACtctgtttgctaacaagagtgcaaccaatTTCCATGTTGTCTACTTAGAGGCCCTTCGTGACCTCAGTAAGACAGAGAGGTACGCCTGGGGAGTGGCTACTTTGGTTCATATGTACGACTAG